A stretch of Coregonus clupeaformis isolate EN_2021a chromosome 37, ASM2061545v1, whole genome shotgun sequence DNA encodes these proteins:
- the atoh7 gene encoding protein atonal homolog 7: protein MVSRQPSCTGSDSGSESESMDSKSGSPEKHDGSTRRRMAANARERKRMQGLNTAFDRLRKVVPQWGQDKQLSKYETLQMALSYIMALNRILTDAQKRKAPHRQWLDLQFDCVQPENYQCFSTIRYSSPVEHEYMHSSFPYQCDGLQVPT from the coding sequence ATGGTGTCCCGCCAGCCCAGTTGCACTGGATCTGACTCTGGATCCGAGTCTGAGAGTATGGATTCCAAGTCTGGATCTCCAGAGAAGCATGATGGTTCCACACGGCGGAGGATGGCAGCCAACGCCcgtgagaggaagaggatgcaGGGGCTGAACACAGCCTTCGACCGACTCCGTAAAGTGGTCCCCCAGTGGGGCCAGGATAAGCAACTGTCCAAGTACGAGACTCTGCAGATGGCTCTCAGCTACATCATGGCCCTCAACCGGATCCTGACGGACGCCCAGAAGCGCAAAGCCCCCCACAGACAGTGGCTGGACCTGCAGTTTGACTGTGTGCAGCCAGAGAACTATCAGTGCTTCAGTACTATCAGGTACAGCTCTCCAGTTGAACACGAGTACATGCATTCGTCCTTTCCCTACCAATGTGATGGCCTCCAAGTTCCTACATAG